A single genomic interval of Dyella sp. GSA-30 harbors:
- a CDS encoding type IV secretion system protein — translation MLAINIANFFLKDVVETIQEAVNTDSANLVQIIEPGAIAMLTIYVLLWGAGIATGRVNEPLRDGIYRILRICFVVALGLTVGNYQTDIADFFLKVPTEIAAQVVSQGGGGSSLPDIIDNAVNRGFDIGNDVWHYADRKFGLFHLSYVAYYILAIIIFICVAIIAGIATAILFVAYIGLSVVLAVGPLFIVMAIFQPTYKFFDGWLSQIISFSVLFILVSTTISLCFTFMEKYLEGIENGNALDALIGMVKVIGATAAIIAALFESKTIASALVGGAQMSGQGLVSRAMGKAAQSQSHAQTARALVSGGSAGRSAGSNAASAAGRTAAAGRSRARLNFPR, via the coding sequence ATGCTCGCCATTAACATTGCCAACTTCTTCCTGAAGGACGTCGTCGAGACGATACAAGAAGCGGTCAATACGGATTCGGCCAATCTCGTGCAGATCATCGAGCCAGGCGCTATCGCCATGTTGACCATCTACGTACTACTGTGGGGAGCTGGCATCGCTACCGGGCGGGTCAACGAACCGCTCAGGGATGGCATTTACCGGATCTTGCGCATCTGCTTCGTGGTAGCGCTGGGGCTAACGGTCGGCAACTATCAAACCGACATCGCCGATTTCTTCCTCAAGGTTCCTACGGAAATAGCCGCCCAGGTCGTATCGCAGGGCGGAGGCGGCTCCTCCTTGCCGGACATCATCGACAACGCAGTCAATCGCGGTTTCGATATAGGCAACGATGTCTGGCACTACGCAGACAGGAAGTTCGGTCTATTCCATCTGAGCTACGTCGCCTACTACATACTCGCGATCATCATTTTCATATGCGTAGCCATCATCGCCGGTATCGCCACGGCGATCCTGTTCGTCGCCTATATAGGCCTCTCTGTCGTTCTGGCGGTCGGTCCGCTGTTCATTGTGATGGCCATTTTTCAGCCAACCTATAAATTCTTTGACGGCTGGCTGAGCCAAATCATCAGCTTTTCCGTGCTGTTTATCCTGGTCTCGACCACGATATCGCTGTGCTTCACCTTCATGGAAAAATATCTGGAAGGTATCGAAAACGGCAATGCCTTGGATGCGCTGATTGGCATGGTGAAGGTCATCGGCGCCACCGCAGCCATCATTGCTGCGCTTTTCGAATCCAAGACGATTGCTAGCGCACTTGTCGGCGGCGCGCAGATGTCAGGCCAGGGCCTCGTGAGCCGCGCCATGGGCAAGGCGGCGCAATCACAGAGCCACGCCCAGACCGCGCGCGCGCTGGTGTCAGGCGGCTCCGCTGGTCGATCCGCAGGCTCAAACGCAGCTTCCGCAGCCGGCCGCACAGCCGCTGCCGGCCGCTCCCGCGCGCGACTCAACTTCCCTCGATGA
- a CDS encoding VirB8/TrbF family protein, with product MSSPEITAFLEASRAWETTEVSRARKSERRAWLFAGLGIAIGLSACLAVAFLTPLKTVEPFVVRVDKSSGGADIISRLDGNTVEFDEAIDKYFLSRYVNYREEYSDALAYSDYEAVSLMSTRQVGDAYYQAINPKNPRSPSKVYGKEGAVEIVVNSIAFLGEGVAQVRFTRTERRPNAEPVETHWIATITYKYSKASMDAKSRLINPVGFQATDYRLDPETTGQTK from the coding sequence GTGAGCAGCCCTGAAATCACCGCTTTCCTGGAGGCATCGCGCGCCTGGGAGACTACCGAAGTGTCGCGCGCGCGCAAAAGCGAGCGACGCGCATGGTTGTTTGCTGGCCTGGGCATTGCCATCGGCCTTAGTGCCTGCCTGGCAGTTGCGTTTCTCACGCCCTTGAAGACCGTCGAACCCTTTGTGGTGCGCGTAGACAAATCCAGCGGCGGCGCCGACATCATCAGCCGCCTCGACGGGAATACCGTCGAGTTCGACGAGGCTATCGATAAATACTTTCTCTCCCGATATGTCAATTATCGCGAGGAGTATTCGGATGCTCTGGCGTACTCCGACTATGAAGCGGTATCGCTGATGTCCACACGCCAGGTCGGCGACGCCTATTACCAGGCGATCAATCCCAAGAATCCCCGCTCGCCCAGCAAGGTCTACGGCAAGGAAGGCGCGGTGGAGATCGTCGTCAATTCGATCGCCTTCCTCGGCGAAGGCGTTGCTCAGGTGCGCTTTACCCGCACCGAACGCCGGCCCAATGCCGAGCCGGTCGAGACACACTGGATCGCCACCATTACCTACAAATATTCCAAGGCATCAATGGATGCGAAGTCGCGGCTGATCAATCCCGTGGGCTTCCAAGCCACCGATTATCGCCTCGATCCGGAAACCACGGGACAAACGAAGTGA
- the virB9 gene encoding P-type conjugative transfer protein VirB9 has protein sequence MATSLVHGEASPHKGRFDARMKTVTYNRDDVIKVVGHYGYSTDIELAPGESVQDIALGDSLAWEIAPSGNHLFVKPREDNAVTNMTVITDRRVYQFALDARQSRSPQDRSMYFQIRLLYPEDQAAKSKAEMERLAAEAYARRVESSFQKSALPLNWNYYACGSREIRPIEAYDDGRFTYLRFPGAQEIPSVFTINADGSESIANGAMNGDRYVIQLTARKLVLRKGQSVACLENRSYNPYGIATPTGTASPDVERVLRTPAARSKVAPPARTAQPAASASPTHTLKVDGVVAEPIPGDTHVP, from the coding sequence GTGGCGACTTCGCTCGTACATGGCGAAGCGTCACCGCACAAGGGGCGTTTCGACGCGCGCATGAAAACCGTGACCTACAATCGCGACGACGTCATCAAGGTCGTCGGGCATTACGGCTATTCGACCGATATCGAGCTGGCTCCGGGCGAATCGGTGCAGGACATCGCGCTGGGCGATTCGCTCGCCTGGGAAATCGCGCCTTCCGGCAACCATCTGTTCGTCAAGCCTCGCGAAGACAATGCCGTGACTAATATGACGGTAATCACCGACCGGCGTGTCTACCAGTTCGCGTTGGACGCACGGCAGAGCCGTTCGCCGCAGGACCGATCGATGTATTTCCAGATCCGCCTGCTTTACCCGGAAGATCAGGCAGCCAAGTCGAAGGCCGAGATGGAAAGGCTCGCCGCAGAAGCCTATGCACGCCGGGTCGAATCGTCGTTCCAGAAGAGCGCGCTTCCGCTCAACTGGAATTACTACGCCTGCGGCTCACGCGAGATTCGTCCGATCGAAGCCTACGACGATGGCCGTTTCACTTACCTGCGCTTTCCAGGCGCGCAGGAGATCCCCTCGGTTTTCACGATCAACGCCGACGGCAGCGAAAGCATCGCCAATGGCGCGATGAACGGCGATCGCTACGTCATTCAACTGACCGCACGCAAGCTGGTGCTGCGCAAGGGCCAGTCGGTCGCGTGCCTGGAGAATCGCAGCTACAACCCTTACGGCATCGCGACGCCGACGGGAACGGCCAGCCCCGATGTCGAGCGCGTGCTACGGACTCCCGCTGCTCGTTCGAAGGTGGCGCCGCCTGCGCGCACCGCTCAGCCGGCTGCATCCGCGTCGCCGACACACACCTTGAAAGTGGATGGCGTCGTAGCCGAGCCGATCCCCGGAGACACACATGTTCCGTGA
- the virB10 gene encoding type IV secretion system protein VirB10: MFRDADNAKSTDHGNDSNERGIPQVGNKRKGNKYMLLFAIGCCAIFAIAMGSRAMLDKLRHRGDGKQKEATLERGLPDLTRDAFNAKNAPPPPPSTKGPAPASTAGLTAAQKATLDLAERRKRAPLLAMGVARAAPTVQAAALGATAAGGSAGGGGSSLSNALSATRTVEVSAGQLTDPDLTLTQGSFLDCSLVTAINSQLPGMTTCTLSRNVYSTNGHVLLLERGTRIVGQYQSAQLRQGMDRVFVLWTRAETPNGVIINLDSPNTDALGRSGLEGKINHHFWQRFGAAMLVSVVDDAAQYAANSNRSSGNSTINFSNSASSANDAAAIIVESTVNIPPTLDRAQGGHVGIFVARDLYFGSVYTLSPRPEAP; this comes from the coding sequence ATGTTCCGTGATGCCGATAACGCCAAGTCCACCGATCACGGTAACGATTCCAACGAGCGTGGCATTCCGCAGGTAGGCAACAAGCGCAAAGGCAACAAGTACATGCTGTTGTTTGCCATTGGTTGTTGCGCCATCTTCGCGATAGCGATGGGATCGCGCGCGATGCTCGATAAACTGCGCCACCGTGGCGACGGCAAGCAGAAAGAGGCCACGCTTGAACGCGGACTGCCCGATCTAACTCGCGATGCATTCAATGCGAAGAACGCCCCACCGCCTCCGCCGTCGACCAAGGGGCCGGCCCCCGCCTCCACGGCAGGCTTGACGGCCGCGCAGAAAGCCACCTTGGATCTTGCCGAACGCCGCAAGCGCGCGCCGCTACTAGCCATGGGCGTAGCAAGAGCAGCGCCGACGGTCCAAGCGGCAGCGCTTGGCGCGACAGCCGCTGGAGGCAGCGCGGGCGGTGGCGGCTCGTCCTTGAGCAACGCGCTGAGCGCTACCCGCACCGTAGAGGTGTCGGCCGGGCAATTGACCGACCCTGACCTCACCCTGACACAGGGCAGCTTTCTCGACTGCTCGCTGGTAACGGCCATCAATAGCCAGCTGCCTGGCATGACCACGTGCACGCTCAGCCGCAATGTCTACTCGACCAATGGCCATGTGTTGCTGCTCGAACGGGGCACCCGCATCGTCGGGCAGTATCAGTCCGCGCAGCTGCGGCAGGGCATGGATCGCGTCTTCGTACTGTGGACGCGCGCGGAAACGCCCAATGGCGTCATCATCAATCTCGACTCACCCAACACCGATGCGCTCGGTCGCTCCGGCCTGGAAGGCAAGATCAATCACCATTTCTGGCAACGGTTCGGCGCGGCCATGCTGGTGTCCGTGGTGGACGATGCAGCGCAATACGCCGCCAATTCGAACCGCTCCAGCGGCAATAGCACCATCAATTTCAGCAACAGTGCCAGCTCTGCGAACGATGCGGCCGCGATTATCGTCGAGAGCACGGTCAACATTCCGCCGACCCTCGACCGCGCGCAAGGCGGCCACGTCGGCATTTTCGTCGCAAGAGACCTCTACTTCGGCAGTGTCTATACGCTCAGTCCCAGGCCCGAGGCGCCATGA
- the virB11 gene encoding P-type DNA transfer ATPase VirB11 — MNAVAIDDYSSGSAIATYLQPLQRLLAGEITEVVVNRPGEAWTEGREGWQRHDMPELSYDHLRMLAKLIATSTHQTISENAPVVSAALPGGERVQAIVPPAVPQGTVSLTIRKPSQLRLTLADYERGGAFERVVLGNDVNEALESQLHEHLRAGRIRAFLELAVQHRQNIVVSGATGSGKTTIMKTLVDLIPVNERLITIEDTPELEIRNQPNHVRLFYSKDGQGVSNATPKLLLESCLRMKPDRIMLAELRSEEAFYFIRNVNSGHPGSITSVHATSPRLAIEQLMLLVKESPGGAHLSREDIKQLLFMLVDIVIQFSVVNGRRCVTGIYYEPERKRSILA; from the coding sequence ATGAACGCCGTAGCGATCGACGATTACAGCAGTGGCTCGGCCATCGCCACGTATCTGCAGCCGCTTCAGCGGCTACTGGCGGGCGAGATCACCGAGGTGGTCGTTAACCGCCCCGGGGAGGCCTGGACGGAAGGGCGCGAAGGCTGGCAGCGGCACGACATGCCCGAACTCAGCTATGACCATCTGCGCATGCTGGCCAAGCTGATCGCCACGTCCACGCATCAGACGATCTCGGAGAATGCGCCTGTCGTTTCTGCAGCCCTGCCCGGTGGCGAGCGCGTGCAGGCCATCGTTCCACCGGCCGTGCCGCAAGGCACGGTCAGCCTGACCATCCGCAAACCATCGCAGTTGCGATTGACGCTGGCCGACTACGAACGCGGGGGCGCCTTCGAACGCGTCGTACTCGGGAACGACGTCAATGAGGCCCTCGAATCCCAGTTGCACGAGCATCTGCGCGCCGGCCGGATTCGGGCGTTTCTCGAACTGGCGGTGCAGCACCGCCAGAACATCGTCGTCTCCGGCGCCACCGGCTCGGGCAAGACCACCATCATGAAGACGCTGGTGGATCTGATTCCCGTCAATGAACGTCTGATCACGATCGAGGACACACCCGAGCTGGAGATACGCAACCAGCCCAACCACGTGCGTCTTTTTTATTCCAAGGACGGGCAAGGCGTGAGCAATGCCACGCCGAAGCTGTTGCTCGAATCGTGCCTGCGCATGAAGCCGGACCGCATCATGCTTGCCGAATTGCGCAGCGAAGAAGCCTTCTACTTCATTCGCAACGTCAACTCCGGACATCCGGGATCGATCACTTCCGTTCACGCCACCAGTCCGCGTCTGGCCATCGAGCAGTTGATGCTGCTGGTCAAGGAATCACCCGGAGGAGCTCACCTGTCCCGCGAAGATATCAAGCAACTTCTTTTCATGCTTGTCGACATCGTCATTCAGTTCAGCGTGGTAAACGGCCGACGCTGCGTCACCGGAATCTACTATGAGCCAGAGCGCAAACGTTCTATCCTGGCTTAA
- a CDS encoding type IV secretory system conjugative DNA transfer family protein produces MSQSANVLSWLKATLAVVLVLGAIPLWLYLAGVAFHWLAFRGEGPAPDLMSWLSYRHFYGGDPVVQKKLAISALAATVVVLSPTALLWLKPRQALHGKARFANLPEIRRAGLLTNDGDGILLGRIGNRFLSAGLAQFPHVMLAAPTGSGKGVGVVIPNLLNWNHSIIVLDIKQENWTLTAGFRKQHGHEVYLFDPASPQQRTHRWNPLGYIRYEEGLRVDDIQKIGNIIFPDVDGADPIWSASCRSFFLGIVLYIMETPGIPLTLGQVAREAFADTENRLIDIINERRLARNPLSVLCESALLDYANTADDTRTSIRKTFTSRLELFLNPILDAATSANDFDLNALRKRNMSIYIGITPDNLGRLAPLVNLFFQQVVDLNTRELPEHNKELSRQCLLLLDEFKSLGKLPLIVDAIAFLRGYGVRLLPIFQSPSQIREVYGEEAAKTFFQNHAVRISYTPADIGSATEISNELGTNTVKSSSTSRPDMFSQGSRSVSDSEQSRALLLPQEVMELGADEILVFARACKPVRGGKIRWYKETLFSSRVIDPPGVPAAPPAWYVPPYMPPAPPA; encoded by the coding sequence ATGAGCCAGAGCGCAAACGTTCTATCCTGGCTTAAAGCGACGCTGGCTGTCGTACTGGTTCTCGGTGCGATACCGCTTTGGCTTTACCTCGCAGGCGTAGCCTTTCACTGGCTTGCGTTTCGCGGCGAGGGTCCGGCGCCGGACCTGATGAGCTGGCTCAGCTATCGCCACTTCTATGGCGGCGATCCTGTTGTACAGAAGAAGCTGGCCATCAGCGCACTGGCCGCGACCGTCGTGGTGCTTTCGCCCACCGCCCTGCTGTGGCTAAAGCCTCGGCAAGCTCTACATGGTAAGGCGCGCTTTGCCAATCTGCCCGAGATACGTCGCGCCGGCTTGCTGACCAACGACGGCGACGGCATCCTTCTCGGGCGCATCGGCAATCGCTTCCTCAGTGCCGGGCTCGCGCAGTTTCCGCACGTAATGCTTGCCGCACCAACCGGTTCGGGCAAGGGTGTGGGCGTGGTGATTCCCAATCTGCTCAACTGGAATCACTCGATCATCGTGCTGGATATCAAACAGGAAAACTGGACGCTCACCGCTGGCTTTCGCAAACAGCACGGCCACGAGGTGTACCTGTTCGACCCAGCGTCGCCGCAGCAGCGCACGCATCGCTGGAACCCTCTGGGGTATATCCGCTATGAGGAAGGACTGCGCGTGGACGATATCCAGAAGATCGGCAACATCATCTTCCCCGACGTCGACGGCGCCGACCCGATCTGGAGCGCCAGCTGCCGCTCGTTCTTTCTGGGCATCGTGCTTTACATCATGGAGACGCCAGGTATTCCATTGACGTTGGGTCAAGTGGCACGCGAAGCCTTCGCCGATACCGAAAACCGTCTGATCGACATCATCAACGAACGGCGCCTGGCGCGTAATCCGCTTTCGGTGCTTTGCGAAAGCGCCCTGCTGGACTACGCCAATACCGCCGACGATACGCGCACATCGATCCGCAAGACCTTTACCTCGCGACTGGAACTGTTTCTCAACCCAATTCTCGATGCGGCCACGTCTGCCAACGACTTCGATCTCAATGCCCTGCGCAAGCGCAACATGAGCATATACATCGGCATCACGCCGGATAACCTGGGCCGACTCGCGCCGTTGGTGAATTTGTTCTTCCAGCAGGTCGTCGACCTCAACACGCGCGAACTACCCGAACACAACAAGGAACTGTCGCGCCAATGCCTGTTGCTGCTGGACGAATTCAAGTCTCTGGGCAAGCTTCCGCTGATCGTCGATGCGATTGCCTTCCTGCGTGGCTACGGCGTGAGACTTCTGCCGATCTTCCAGTCGCCGAGCCAGATCCGCGAAGTCTATGGCGAAGAGGCAGCCAAGACGTTCTTTCAGAACCATGCCGTGCGTATCTCTTACACGCCGGCGGATATCGGCTCGGCTACCGAGATCAGCAATGAACTGGGCACTAATACCGTCAAGTCATCCTCAACGTCGCGACCGGATATGTTTTCCCAGGGCTCGCGTAGCGTCAGCGACTCCGAACAGAGCCGCGCCCTGCTCCTTCCGCAGGAAGTGATGGAGCTGGGTGCCGACGAGATCCTTGTGTTCGCACGTGCGTGCAAACCGGTGCGTGGCGGCAAGATCCGCTGGTACAAGGAAACATTGTTTTCCTCGCGCGTAATCGATCCCCCCGGGGTACCCGCGGCACCACCGGCCTGGTACGTGCCGCCGTATATGCCGCCGGCACCGCCGGCCTGA
- a CDS encoding YqiA/YcfP family alpha/beta fold hydrolase — MAISNELEGTEPNAKFDRDLMILCRAVYTDANTMELPAGWRELKHDEYPPGVVDVAKRQGDGAPLTDSQSGFRARIFAHNEQGRGESYMVAFRGTVPEEGLRKAAAVNLGQGMGFETRQYELAERLSKMVYSSWGKNVAFTGHSLGGGLATMASVTTGNAAVIVNPAALHKKSMQRVLTSKGKTADDFLHKADQGQVRAYSVEGDFLTSNKFSSLQGPVPGAIVPLQHYLKPNLKNQGKLHAVERSVSAMDNELPSRFTPLKDTTAVLADLNLSQSGDNAQVSERRARVYNAVEAHLPNMALSNSTVIRRAINAEVRNETFRDAGQPLAGRKNLDVGASPRMQQRVVSTETKVAVTNVAQEAMRKISGEHSDLVPRKSSQDSQDRTSRSGRRRRPS, encoded by the coding sequence ATGGCTATCAGCAACGAACTGGAAGGCACCGAGCCGAATGCCAAATTCGATCGTGATCTGATGATACTTTGTCGCGCCGTTTATACAGATGCCAACACCATGGAGCTGCCAGCCGGCTGGCGCGAACTAAAGCATGACGAATACCCGCCAGGCGTGGTGGATGTGGCAAAGAGGCAAGGCGATGGGGCGCCGCTTACAGACAGTCAATCCGGCTTCCGGGCGCGCATCTTCGCCCATAACGAACAGGGACGCGGCGAATCCTATATGGTTGCGTTTCGTGGCACCGTACCTGAAGAGGGACTGCGCAAGGCTGCGGCGGTCAATCTCGGCCAAGGCATGGGTTTTGAAACCAGGCAATATGAGTTAGCCGAGCGCCTGTCAAAAATGGTGTACTCAAGTTGGGGCAAGAACGTTGCATTTACCGGGCATTCGCTCGGTGGCGGACTAGCCACGATGGCCTCAGTGACCACGGGTAATGCCGCCGTCATTGTCAATCCCGCCGCATTGCATAAAAAGTCGATGCAGCGCGTACTAACCTCCAAAGGAAAGACGGCCGACGATTTTCTGCATAAGGCGGATCAGGGCCAAGTACGAGCCTATAGCGTTGAGGGTGACTTCCTCACCTCCAATAAGTTCTCTTCGCTGCAAGGTCCTGTGCCTGGCGCCATCGTTCCCCTGCAGCACTATTTGAAGCCCAATCTGAAGAACCAGGGCAAGCTGCATGCTGTCGAGCGCTCTGTATCGGCTATGGATAACGAGCTACCTTCGCGCTTCACGCCGTTGAAGGACACGACTGCCGTGCTGGCGGATCTCAATCTGTCACAGAGTGGAGACAACGCCCAGGTAAGCGAACGACGCGCTCGCGTCTACAACGCCGTTGAAGCGCATTTGCCGAATATGGCCCTGTCGAATTCCACTGTGATCCGACGCGCCATCAATGCCGAGGTCCGCAACGAAACATTCAGAGATGCGGGACAGCCGCTCGCTGGTCGCAAAAATTTGGACGTAGGCGCGTCTCCCCGGATGCAACAACGTGTCGTGTCGACAGAGACCAAGGTGGCGGTCACCAACGTCGCGCAAGAGGCCATGCGAAAGATAAGCGGGGAGCACAGCGATCTGGTGCCACGCAAATCGTCTCAAGACAGCCAGGACCGGACCTCTCGATCAGGGCGCAGACGCCGTCCTTCCTAG
- a CDS encoding SGNH/GDSL hydrolase family protein encodes MKQARLARSAMLLVIGWLLAAGSVLARQPPPQQWAPDIAAFTAQDQTQAPPQHGVLFIGSSSIHAWTSLATDFPGVPVINRGFGGSAIADSTFYVDRIVTPYHPRVIVMYAGDNDIAEGATSAEVIHDFQAFVARVRHDLPEAKIVYISIKPSIARENLWPQMHEANEGIAHWMKGKSGLRFVDIGPAMVDAQNHPRPELLRADGLHMTPAGYAIWVNALKPLLASYGFGAQ; translated from the coding sequence ATGAAGCAAGCCCGTCTGGCGCGCAGCGCCATGCTCCTGGTGATCGGTTGGCTGCTGGCAGCCGGCTCGGTGCTGGCCCGACAGCCACCGCCGCAGCAATGGGCGCCGGATATCGCCGCTTTTACGGCGCAGGACCAGACCCAGGCGCCGCCCCAGCACGGCGTGCTGTTTATCGGCAGCTCCTCGATCCACGCCTGGACCAGCCTGGCGACAGATTTCCCCGGCGTGCCGGTGATCAACCGCGGCTTCGGCGGTTCGGCGATCGCCGATTCCACCTTCTATGTCGATCGCATCGTCACGCCATATCACCCGCGTGTGATCGTCATGTACGCCGGCGACAACGACATCGCCGAAGGGGCTACCTCTGCCGAGGTAATCCATGATTTCCAGGCATTTGTCGCACGCGTACGCCACGACCTGCCGGAGGCGAAAATCGTCTATATCTCGATCAAGCCCAGCATCGCCCGGGAAAATCTCTGGCCGCAGATGCACGAGGCCAACGAGGGCATTGCGCATTGGATGAAGGGCAAGTCCGGGCTGCGCTTCGTGGATATCGGCCCCGCGATGGTCGATGCACAGAACCATCCGCGACCGGAATTGCTCCGGGCGGATGGCCTGCATATGACCCCGGCGGGCTATGCGATCTGGGTGAATGCGCTTAAGCCGCTATTAGCGAGCTATGGTTTTGGGGCGCAGTAG
- the metK gene encoding methionine adenosyltransferase, translating to MSNYLFTSESVSEGHPDKVADQISDAVLDAILAQDPRARVACETMVKTGVAIVAGEVTTSAWIDLEALTRKVIVDIGYDSSDVGFDGETCGVLNLIGKQSPDINQGVDRKKPEEQGAGDQGLMFGYATNETKDYMPAAIYYSHRLVEQQAKVRKKKNSPLPWLRPDAKSQVTLRYENGEAVAIDAVVLSTQHDPSVKQKDLVEAVREHILKPVLPAKLLHKGTKFHINPTGKFVIGGPVGDCGLTGRKIIVDTYGGWARHGGGAFSGKDPSKVDRSAAYAARYVAKNIVAAGIADRCEVQVSYAIGVAEPTSISVTTFGTGKIPDEKIEKLIRKHFDLRPYGIIKMLDLIHPMYQQTASYGHFGRTPYEVKGPDGKTYSAFSWEKTDKAEALRADAKLK from the coding sequence ATGAGCAACTACCTCTTTACCTCTGAGTCGGTGTCCGAAGGCCATCCGGACAAGGTTGCCGACCAGATTTCCGACGCCGTTCTCGACGCGATCCTGGCCCAGGATCCGCGCGCCCGCGTGGCTTGCGAAACCATGGTGAAGACGGGCGTCGCCATCGTCGCCGGCGAAGTCACCACCAGCGCCTGGATCGACCTGGAAGCGCTGACCCGCAAGGTCATCGTGGATATCGGCTACGACTCGTCCGACGTCGGTTTCGACGGCGAGACCTGCGGCGTGCTGAACCTGATCGGCAAGCAGTCGCCGGACATCAACCAGGGCGTGGACCGCAAGAAGCCCGAAGAACAGGGCGCTGGCGACCAGGGCCTGATGTTCGGCTATGCCACCAACGAAACCAAGGACTACATGCCGGCGGCGATCTACTACTCGCATCGTCTGGTCGAGCAGCAGGCCAAGGTCCGCAAGAAGAAGAACTCGCCGCTGCCGTGGCTGCGCCCGGACGCCAAGAGCCAGGTCACCCTGCGCTATGAAAACGGCGAAGCCGTGGCCATCGATGCGGTGGTGCTGTCGACCCAGCACGATCCGAGCGTCAAGCAGAAGGACCTGGTCGAGGCGGTGCGTGAGCACATCCTCAAGCCCGTACTGCCGGCCAAGCTGCTGCACAAGGGCACCAAGTTCCATATCAATCCGACCGGCAAGTTCGTGATCGGTGGTCCGGTGGGCGACTGCGGCCTGACCGGCCGCAAGATCATCGTCGACACCTACGGTGGCTGGGCTCGGCACGGTGGTGGTGCGTTCTCGGGCAAGGATCCGTCCAAGGTGGATCGTTCGGCCGCTTATGCTGCCCGCTACGTGGCCAAGAACATCGTTGCCGCCGGCATTGCCGACCGTTGCGAAGTGCAGGTCTCCTACGCCATCGGCGTGGCCGAGCCGACCTCGATCTCGGTTACCACCTTCGGCACCGGCAAGATCCCGGACGAGAAGATCGAGAAGCTGATCCGCAAGCACTTCGATCTGCGCCCGTACGGCATCATCAAGATGCTCGACCTGATCCACCCGATGTATCAGCAGACCGCCAGCTATGGTCACTTCGGCCGCACCCCTTACGAAGTGAAGGGTCCGGACGGCAAGACCTACAGCGCGTTCTCCTGGGAAAAGACCGACAAGGCCGAAGCGCTGCGCGCGGATGCCAAGTTGAAGTAA
- a CDS encoding TetR/AcrR family transcriptional regulator: MSTDTSKPVRRPGRPAGPAASKDQRERLLDIALELFARHGVADTTLSAIARKAGMTPAMAHYYFKTREQLFDLLIDERIMPARANIEEVFQAHPGDPIKALSLIAERLVATNARLPWFGALWIREMISDNDIFKQHMRKRFGVERQAAMFENVRRWQKEGKLNPDIEPALLFVSLLGLTTLPMAAVRRWKGDPLSAHIDAQIIARHAVAMLTQGISPGQG; the protein is encoded by the coding sequence GTGTCGACCGATACCAGCAAACCCGTCCGCCGCCCCGGGCGACCCGCCGGACCCGCTGCCAGCAAGGATCAGCGCGAGCGTCTGCTCGATATCGCGCTGGAGCTGTTCGCGCGCCATGGCGTGGCGGACACCACGCTCAGCGCGATCGCCCGAAAGGCCGGCATGACGCCGGCGATGGCGCACTATTACTTCAAGACGCGCGAACAGTTGTTCGATCTATTGATCGATGAACGCATCATGCCGGCGCGCGCGAACATCGAAGAAGTGTTCCAGGCCCATCCCGGCGACCCGATCAAGGCGTTGAGCCTGATCGCCGAGCGGCTGGTCGCCACGAACGCACGCCTGCCCTGGTTCGGTGCGTTGTGGATACGCGAGATGATCAGTGACAACGATATCTTCAAACAGCACATGCGCAAACGCTTTGGTGTCGAGCGCCAGGCGGCGATGTTCGAAAACGTCAGGCGCTGGCAGAAAGAAGGCAAGCTCAATCCGGACATCGAACCGGCGTTGTTGTTCGTGTCGCTGCTTGGCCTGACCACGCTGCCGATGGCGGCCGTGCGTCGTTGGAAGGGCGATCCCCTGTCGGCGCATATCGATGCGCAGATCATTGCGCGGCATGCGGTGGCGATGTTGACGCAAGGGATCAGCCCGGGGCAGGGGTGA